A single Oxyura jamaicensis isolate SHBP4307 breed ruddy duck unplaced genomic scaffold, BPBGC_Ojam_1.0 oxyUn_random_OJ61346, whole genome shotgun sequence DNA region contains:
- the LOC118158918 gene encoding E3 ubiquitin-protein ligase HUWE1-like: MLPGCSQLLDELPDTVYRVCDLIMTAVKRNGAAYRDSILKQVVKQVWEAADVLIKAALPLTTSDTKTVSEWISQMATLPQASNLATRILLLTLLFEELKLPCALG; encoded by the exons ATGCTGCccggctgctcccagctcctcgaCGAGCTCCCCGACACCGTCTACCGCGTCTGCGACCTCATCATGACGGCCGTCAAGCGCAACGGGGCCGCCTACCGCGACTCCATCCTCAAGCAGGTCGTCAaacag GTGTGGGAAGCGGCCGACGTCCTCATCAAGGCGGCGTTGCCGCTCACCACCAGCGACACCAAGACGGTGTCGGAGTGGATCAGCCAAATGGCCACGCTGCCCCAAGCCTCCAACCTGGCCACCCGCATCCTGCTCCTCACCCTGCTCTTCGAG